GTTTACATTAAAAGCACTATGAAAACTACAAGGGTAATTGTCTGAATGCCGCAGTGATAGAACTGGTGCCCTTGTTATGATACAAAAAGTTCATGTCAACAAATTGTTCCTTGTATCAACCTTAACTTCTACCGGTGAATTCACCTCCTTGACAATCCTTGGTTAGTTCAGAAGTAGTCCTGCATATATGGAAGAAGGCGAGTATTATGTTTAACAGTACAAATCATGATGATGTGGCCAGACGCTGTTGAATGACAATAGATTTGTGCTAAAACTCTGTACTGCAGAATTTGAAATGGCACCCTCAATAGCGGGGGAGAGAAAAAATCAGTGCCTCTTCTACTTTAATTACTTAAGCATGTCATAAGAATCAGTTTTACAAGTACATACAAATGTACAAACTAGAGAACAAACATACTAAACAGATTATATGATTCCCCCCCCCCaaaaaaaacacacacacacacaagacAGAATGTAGAAATCCTAGGCGGCATCTTCTCCGGGTTAATAAAACATAGTCAAAATCAATATAAATTTAGGGTACTGTGATCATCAATGATCCTAAAATAGCAATAGGCATTTCATATAGCAACATAATATATAAAAGAACATCAGGACAAATCCTACACACCTCATGTAATATGTTAAATAAGGGCTCCAAAAACTGAACAGCAACATTTTGAGGACAATAACTAAAGTTTTCATACAACTTCTCAGCTTGGAACCCTTACTGCACCCATCTCATCAATCTTTGAGCTCTTATGCTGCAACATGTCACAAAACGTTACAAAACTATATAGTAGATCACTTGAAATAGAAATAAGACATACAGTAACAGTTTGATATTTTTTCATGACACTGATACAAGCAGCTATTGAAGCTAAGTAGTCTGGTTTTAAACATCACTTTACAATAGGCAACAAAGTAAAACAATCGGTAAGCAAATTCAATTTTACCTTGTTTTTCTTGTGCTTTTGTACATCATTAATATCTTCATCCCCGTCATGCTTCCTTTTCTGTGATAGAAGTATTAGCTTGAGTCATTTTTTAAAGCAATAGGATGAAAAGCTGGCGTGAGACTATTTTACGACCCAGGTATTACAACAAAGAGTAAATCTTCTATTGAAGCTCAAtggaatataataataattaatagCTAAGACTCTTATCAAAACTATTTCTATAAACATCCAGAGTAGTTTCTCCACATTGAGCCAATTATTCGAACTCATCCAATTTGAGCAGCCAGAGAATTGCTTATGTTTATTTTGGTAGTAGGTCATTAATAGTTTTATCACAGTAACATATAATTTACAAGCTAAATGCACCATAACGAATTTTACATGTAATTTATCAATCAAAACAGCTGCAGTAAAAAGTTTATTATAACCTTCTCATGACGGTGACTGCTTTTATCCTTTTTCTTCTCCTTGTCCTTGTCTTTACTTCGATCTTTATGGCGATGTTTGTGCTTCTTATGCTCTTTATCCTTCTCCCGATCCTTATCCTTGTGCTTTTTATGTTTTTTCTCTTTCTCTTTGGACTCACTTCTGGATTTTCCCGCTATGGTAAGAGTTCCCTTTTCAGACTGTCAAATCATAATATACAAATGATTGAGTACCTCAAGAAGAAGGGGAGCCAGCCCTTTTTAGCAAAATTTGAAGCTACAATGCCTAAATGAGTTGGTCCATTTTGGCACCCACATATACATTTATTTAACTGATAAAAATTTATATGCATTTTTCTTATGTTTGGATGTGTGACACATGAAATGCATTAACATGTTTTACATGTTAAAACGCATTTCAAAATGTGTTTTTAGTCGtacaaatatatacatacacacacgCATATGCACTATGCAGGTGCTATTAAAAGACCAACTTTTCTGGATGTAGCATTTTGGGAACTTCCCCTATTTTTGTGCTATTTTGGTCATTTTCCCACACAATGGGCATTTACAATCAACTCATAATGATTTAAAAGGCAAGTCAATAGCGGTAACATGATACGGAAATAACTAAAAagattaaataattttaaaaaaccCTGGAAGTAGATTTCTTACAGCAGGCAGATCAACTGAACCAGTTTCCCTTAATTCAAAGGATTCTCTAAGGACGTCTATGTCAAAAGTCTGGATGCGTACATTTGACTCGCTTGGGTAGGATGTAGTTTGAATAAGTTGATCCAATTGCATTCCCTCTCCTTTTCTGATTTCTGTGTCGCCCATCACATTGTGAAGATAGTGTGTGTCTGAAACTGACAAAGGAAGAGACCTCTTGCAGAAGAACTCATGATGAGGCAGTAATTTGTATTGATTTATAAGATCCACAGCCCCTGTACGTTCTCTTAGCCCTGGATCCCGTAAAGGTAAGTTGACCACCATTAAAAATTGAGATAAAAAGTTGCCAACTTACATCAGAGAAAGTGGCCTTTACATTCTTAAAATATGCTTTATGCTTTCACAATCATATTACTTTGTAATGCTTGAGTTTAATAATACTAATAATTCGGGCTTGCACGTGGGACAGCCGAGAAAATTAGAAAAGACATAACAAGAAATTTTTTTTGCAAGCAGTTGATCTTAAAGATTGACTGTAATCTGTCGAGGCTCTAAAATCCAAGTTTCAACTTTCAACACACCAAACTATTTCTTTTACTAATTTCTCTGTCCATGAGTTACTTACAATTAGCCTCGCATAGCATTGCTTGATGTTTAGATTCTCTCTACACACCTTGTTCTTTTGTCAAATTTACTTGTAGGCAAGTAGCTCTCCTAATTAACACATGTTTCTCTTTCATTGTACTCCGAATTATCATTTACTGGTGATAAATCCTAGcaaattcaaaattttggaagCTCATATCAACAATCTCCCATCAGCTTTGTAATGTCCCTTCACACTTATCACAAGGTCAATTATTTGTCTTTGCAGCAATTTTTATAGAATGGGACACCTTATTTTATTAGAGCTAatttatttatctttattttcGTGTTACAAACTATGGAAAAAAAGGGTTCTCATCACAAAAAGAAATTTTATAGATTTATTGTGGCTCACGGAAACTGGAACATATTTATAGATCCATATAAAAGTCATGCATAATAAATCATGTTAAGGAAATTTATAGGTCCACATAAGAGTCAAGCACTAAGTAATATAAAACTTAATCAGCTTGAGTAAACAAAAATACTCCCAGATGAGTGTACTTGCTTCATTACACCCTAAATATCTAGACAAACATAAGTATAGTAAAAATTCTAGATTTTTTACCATCATAACTTGAGGAAAAGCATCGAACAATTATATGCAGAAACTGTTAGAAAGTTAGC
The sequence above is drawn from the Apium graveolens cultivar Ventura chromosome 2, ASM990537v1, whole genome shotgun sequence genome and encodes:
- the LOC141707549 gene encoding mediator of RNA polymerase II transcription subunit 19a-like isoform X1, which translates into the protein MDHERKNFGRGLRERTGAVDLINQYKLLPHHEFFCKRSLPLSVSDTHYLHNVMGDTEIRKGEGMQLDQLIQTTSYPSESNVRIQTFDIDVLRESFELRETGSVDLPASEKGTLTIAGKSRSESKEKEKKHKKHKDKDREKDKEHKKHKHRHKDRSKDKDKEKKKDKSSHRHEKKRKHDGDEDINDVQKHKKNKHKSSKIDEMGAVRVPS
- the LOC141707549 gene encoding mediator of RNA polymerase II transcription subunit 19a-like isoform X2; translation: MDHERKNFGRGLRERTGAVDLINQYKLLPHHEFFCKRSLPLSVSDTHYLHNVMGDTEIRKGEGMQLDQLIQTTSYPSESNSEKGTLTIAGKSRSESKEKEKKHKKHKDKDREKDKEHKKHKHRHKDRSKDKDKEKKKDKSSHRHEKKRKHDGDEDINDVQKHKKNKHKSSKIDEMGAVRVPS